Proteins from a single region of Actinomycetes bacterium:
- a CDS encoding type II toxin-antitoxin system Phd/YefM family antitoxin, translated as MKTAPLADVKAHLSALVDEVVRTHEQVTITRNGEPVAIVLALEDYESLLETLSLLDDQVGRDRLAEADAAVSRGEFATRDEMAEIMEARRRRDTSK; from the coding sequence ATGAAGACTGCTCCGCTCGCAGACGTGAAAGCCCACCTCTCGGCCCTCGTGGACGAGGTGGTTCGGACCCATGAGCAGGTCACGATCACTCGTAATGGTGAGCCGGTCGCGATCGTCCTCGCCCTTGAGGACTATGAGTCGCTGCTCGAGACGCTCTCCCTGCTCGACGACCAAGTGGGCCGCGACCGTCTCGCCGAGGCCGACGCGGCTGTCTCCCGAGGCGAGTTCGCAACCCGTGATGAGATGGCCGAGATCATGGAGGCCCGCCGCAGGCGTGACACCTCCAAGTGA
- a CDS encoding type II toxin-antitoxin system RelE/ParE family toxin, translating into MAEGLPTAIAFAAWEFVDGPLRENPQKVGHSLRAPFAGCWSARRGTYRVRYRIDEERHTVIVLDIIGRADAYRPGRA; encoded by the coding sequence TTGGCTGAAGGCTTGCCGACCGCCATCGCGTTCGCCGCGTGGGAGTTTGTTGACGGCCCTCTTCGCGAAAACCCGCAGAAGGTCGGCCATTCGCTCCGTGCCCCGTTCGCTGGTTGCTGGTCGGCGCGTCGTGGCACCTATCGGGTCCGGTACCGGATCGATGAGGAGCGCCACACGGTCATCGTTCTCGACATCATCGGCCGTGCGGACGCCTACCGTCCAGGTCGCGCCTGA